One Roseimaritima multifibrata DNA window includes the following coding sequences:
- a CDS encoding polymorphic toxin-type HINT domain-containing protein has protein sequence MLFLASGPFQNPALGAEPSRSLAEDILAAEADGDLESRSKLLQQLDAEASEEPLAQSLQGKVLGEDNLWRSVEESISANRKSSLLASYKTYRQTLPDTEAGNLQIANWCQKARLPEQEAAHLERTLLINPNNSIARLRLGHRYQSGTWVSPKEAARVQAEADILQKSLKKYGADIQKIRRNLESGNSRQVWEAMKQLDAIKDPMAIPAVAKVFQTAKSPASDEAILWLSNQEEPVVSRILAQWAVESRDPATRNFAGERLAARPMHEFVPQLLNQLESQIVSRVIPSFRADGSLAGVRHAFAKENADDIDVTVVDFVNARNIQDTIIRPDRSENATSAWRGRAFEREIAEQEIRLQNIETERKIRTQQAKEIAQREQRMAQSNVAIQNVNERIGYAMSQATGTHPGYSEKQLWDWWSDYTMREPPPRKYVSMHYSNKYSTTNFYSPPQFACECFVAGTLVTTSEGAKPIEQIRVGDQVLSKSIEDGTLSWDTVCATTEQPAKPLVRLQLEDEQLDCTQGHLFWVSGAGWTQARNLQNGDVLHAIADPIRIQDVSSAEAAPTYNLITNENHTYFVGETQVLSHDFNEQAPTAYIVPGLHYAKN, from the coding sequence TTGCTATTTCTAGCCAGTGGCCCATTTCAAAATCCGGCCTTGGGCGCCGAGCCCTCAAGGAGCCTTGCCGAAGATATATTGGCAGCAGAGGCGGACGGCGATTTAGAAAGTCGCTCGAAACTGCTGCAGCAATTGGACGCGGAGGCGTCTGAGGAACCGCTAGCTCAATCTTTACAAGGCAAAGTCCTCGGCGAGGACAATCTATGGCGGTCGGTGGAGGAATCGATTTCAGCGAATCGAAAGTCCTCGCTGCTAGCATCCTACAAAACATACCGACAGACGCTTCCCGACACAGAAGCTGGGAATTTACAAATCGCGAATTGGTGCCAAAAGGCACGGCTCCCCGAACAGGAAGCCGCCCACCTAGAACGAACGCTCCTTATCAATCCGAACAACTCGATCGCCCGCCTACGACTAGGCCATCGCTACCAGAGCGGAACCTGGGTCAGCCCCAAAGAAGCCGCACGGGTGCAAGCTGAAGCAGACATTTTGCAAAAGTCGCTGAAGAAATATGGTGCCGACATTCAGAAGATCCGTCGCAACCTAGAGAGCGGAAATTCACGTCAGGTCTGGGAGGCGATGAAACAGCTGGATGCAATCAAAGATCCGATGGCCATCCCAGCAGTCGCAAAAGTTTTCCAGACCGCAAAGTCGCCTGCCAGTGATGAAGCGATACTGTGGCTGTCCAATCAAGAGGAACCAGTCGTTTCGCGAATCTTAGCTCAATGGGCCGTGGAAAGCCGCGATCCCGCTACGCGAAACTTTGCTGGTGAACGATTGGCCGCACGACCAATGCACGAATTTGTCCCGCAGCTTCTGAATCAGCTGGAATCTCAGATCGTCAGTCGTGTCATTCCATCCTTCCGAGCCGACGGATCGCTGGCAGGGGTTCGGCATGCCTTTGCGAAAGAAAACGCCGACGATATCGATGTGACCGTGGTCGATTTCGTCAATGCTCGAAACATTCAAGATACGATAATACGCCCTGATCGGTCAGAAAATGCTACAAGCGCCTGGCGGGGAAGGGCATTTGAACGAGAAATTGCAGAACAGGAGATCCGTCTGCAAAACATCGAAACAGAAAGGAAAATTCGAACCCAGCAGGCCAAAGAAATCGCCCAGCGCGAACAGCGAATGGCGCAATCCAACGTCGCTATCCAAAATGTCAATGAACGCATCGGTTACGCGATGTCTCAAGCGACCGGCACCCATCCAGGATACTCGGAGAAACAACTCTGGGATTGGTGGTCCGATTACACGATGCGCGAACCGCCGCCTCGAAAATATGTTTCGATGCACTACTCGAATAAATACTCAACAACGAATTTCTACAGCCCACCTCAGTTTGCATGTGAGTGCTTTGTAGCGGGCACGCTGGTCACCACCTCGGAAGGGGCTAAGCCAATCGAACAGATTCGCGTTGGGGACCAGGTCCTATCAAAGTCGATCGAGGATGGCACCCTTAGCTGGGATACGGTTTGTGCGACGACGGAGCAGCCCGCCAAGCCGTTGGTAAGGCTACAGTTGGAGGACGAACAACTCGACTGCACGCAGGGGCACTTGTTCTGGGTTTCGGGAGCCGGCTGGACGCAGGCCAGAAACCTGCAAAACGGGGACGTTCTTCATGCGATCGCCGATCCGATCCGGATCCAAGACGTCAGCTCCGCAGAAGCTGCCCCAACTTACAACCTGATCACAAACGAAAACCACACCTACTTTGTTGGTGAAACTCAGGTCTTGTCTCACGACTTCAACGAGCAAGCCCCCACGGCTTACATCGTCCCCGGGCTGCACTACGCCAAGAACTAA